The proteins below come from a single Roseiflexus sp. RS-1 genomic window:
- a CDS encoding haloacid dehalogenase has product MNAIETVVAAAVAQIEASHTAREQALTLARALTRQCANAIRAVHRREFTEAAALLAEASASARALRESLADHPDLLYAGYSQDALKEYAEAALVYAFLHGDPPPDAASLGVDAAAYLNGLAEAASELRRAILDSMRAGATAHGVALLAIMDDIYSLLITIDYPEAVTGGLRRTTDALRAVLERTRGDVTAAIRQDHLIAALEAFEQRLDRLQAATLPRNTPLEQSDGG; this is encoded by the coding sequence ATGAACGCCATCGAAACCGTTGTTGCTGCTGCTGTCGCGCAGATCGAAGCGAGCCATACCGCGCGTGAACAGGCGCTCACCCTGGCGCGCGCGCTGACGCGCCAGTGCGCCAACGCCATTCGTGCCGTCCATCGCCGGGAATTCACTGAAGCCGCCGCGTTGCTGGCGGAAGCCAGCGCGTCAGCGCGCGCGCTGCGCGAAAGCCTCGCCGACCATCCCGATCTCCTGTATGCTGGCTATTCCCAGGACGCGCTCAAGGAGTATGCCGAAGCCGCGCTGGTGTATGCCTTCCTCCACGGCGACCCGCCGCCCGATGCGGCGTCGCTCGGAGTCGATGCTGCGGCGTACCTCAATGGTCTGGCTGAAGCGGCTTCGGAATTGCGCCGTGCTATTCTCGATAGCATGCGCGCTGGCGCGACTGCGCACGGCGTGGCGCTGCTGGCAATTATGGACGATATCTATAGCCTGCTCATCACGATCGACTACCCGGAGGCCGTGACCGGCGGCTTGCGCCGCACGACCGATGCGCTGCGCGCAGTGCTCGAACGCACCCGCGGCGATGTCACTGCCGCGATCCGTCAGGATCACCTGATCGCAGCACTCGAAGCGTTTGAACAACGCCTTGATCGCCTGCAAGCTGCAACACTGCCACGGAATACGCCGCTCGAACAATCCGACGGGGGATAA
- a CDS encoding deoxyhypusine synthase family protein produces MNSSGPVSQFLRHHFRHFNAAALIDAAEAYRAHLDKGGKMMVTLAGAMSTAELGLSLAEMIRQDKVHAISCTGANLEEDIFNLIAHDFYERVPHYRHLTPEQEQELLERHMNRVTDTCIPEEEAIRRLEGALIEEWTRADQTGESFFPHQFLYRILRSGALKQYYQIDPRDSWVYAAMERDLPIYVPGWEDSTTGNIYAAHCIAGDIKNVHTVRGGIEYMIDLADWYTRTSARHSIGFFQIGGGIAGDFPICVVPMLHQDLRRTDVPVWGYFCQISDSTTSYGSYSGAVPNEKITWGKLAVDTPKFIIESDATIVAPLIFALVLGW; encoded by the coding sequence ATGAACAGCAGTGGACCGGTCAGTCAATTTCTGCGCCATCACTTTCGTCATTTCAACGCCGCAGCGCTGATCGATGCCGCCGAAGCATATCGCGCGCACCTCGACAAGGGCGGGAAAATGATGGTCACGCTTGCCGGGGCAATGAGTACTGCTGAACTCGGTCTCTCGCTGGCAGAGATGATCCGTCAGGACAAAGTGCATGCCATCTCGTGCACCGGCGCCAATCTGGAAGAGGATATCTTCAACCTGATCGCCCACGATTTTTATGAGCGCGTGCCGCATTATCGCCACCTCACCCCTGAGCAGGAGCAGGAGTTGCTGGAGCGCCACATGAATCGCGTCACCGACACCTGCATTCCTGAAGAAGAAGCGATCCGTCGTCTGGAAGGGGCGTTGATCGAAGAATGGACGCGCGCCGACCAGACGGGAGAGTCCTTTTTTCCGCACCAGTTCCTCTATCGAATCCTGCGTTCAGGCGCGCTGAAACAGTACTATCAGATCGATCCGCGCGACTCGTGGGTCTACGCGGCGATGGAGCGTGACCTGCCGATCTATGTTCCGGGTTGGGAAGACTCGACGACCGGCAATATCTATGCTGCGCACTGCATTGCTGGCGACATCAAGAATGTGCATACCGTGCGCGGCGGGATCGAGTACATGATCGACCTGGCTGACTGGTATACCAGAACCTCAGCCAGACATTCGATCGGATTCTTCCAGATCGGCGGCGGAATTGCGGGGGATTTCCCGATCTGTGTGGTGCCGATGCTGCACCAGGACCTGCGTCGCACCGATGTGCCGGTGTGGGGCTATTTCTGCCAGATCAGCGATTCGACGACCAGTTATGGTTCGTATTCGGGTGCAGTACCGAATGAAAAGATCACCTGGGGCAAACTGGCAGTCGATACACCGAAGTTTATCATCGAGTCGGATGCAACAATCGTTGCTCCGCTCATCTTTGCTCTGGTGTTGGGATGGTGA
- a CDS encoding adenylate kinase family protein has protein sequence MTAALNIVLLGPPGAGKSTIAEELVHQLPLVPISTGALLRAEIGARTRIGREVAPLLERGDLAPDSLMDRVLRARLETLDPDEGILLDGYPRTMRQALGLAAMLADCDRTLHMVIAIEVSDEEVVRRLGGRRICEGAGEPFPVHIDDLASIMRCRERGGRLVQRDDDRPEIVRQRLIAYHQQTAPLIAYYAGQGLLRRIDGAGAPADVARRALAVIGEELRTGS, from the coding sequence ATGACTGCTGCGCTCAATATCGTGCTCCTGGGACCGCCCGGCGCCGGGAAGAGCACGATTGCCGAAGAACTCGTTCATCAACTCCCGCTGGTTCCGATCTCCACCGGCGCACTGCTGCGCGCCGAGATCGGCGCCCGCACCCGGATCGGGCGCGAAGTTGCGCCACTGCTCGAACGCGGCGACCTGGCGCCCGACTCGCTGATGGATCGGGTCTTGCGCGCCCGTCTGGAAACCCTGGACCCTGACGAAGGCATTCTGCTCGATGGCTACCCGCGCACCATGCGCCAGGCGCTTGGTCTTGCCGCAATGCTGGCAGACTGTGATCGGACATTGCACATGGTGATCGCCATCGAAGTTTCTGATGAAGAGGTGGTGCGCCGGTTGGGCGGGCGGCGCATTTGTGAAGGCGCCGGTGAACCGTTCCCTGTCCACATCGACGACCTTGCCAGCATCATGCGTTGCCGTGAGCGCGGCGGACGACTGGTGCAGCGCGATGATGACCGCCCCGAAATTGTGCGTCAGCGCCTCATTGCCTATCATCAGCAGACCGCACCGTTGATAGCGTACTATGCCGGTCAGGGTCTCTTGCGGCGCATTGATGGCGCCGGCGCGCCTGCCGACGTTGCGCGCCGGGCGCTGGCAGTGATTGGGGAAGAACTGAGAACCGGGAGTTAG
- a CDS encoding cyclase family protein yields the protein MCPPETLASMRSPEISRRNLLKFGLGAAVAAALPVGSAHAATVRRTTFRNVADLTHVLGTQFPLFPGAAPFRIQQAVSHDKDGYYGSILTYWEHSGTHMDAPVHFAPNGLFVDQLRIENLVVPAVVINITEKVRRDPDAVVTPDDIRAWERRYGRIPDNAAVLMASGWGARAGSVEAFRNTDSSGVMHFPGFGKEAIDFLLTERRISGIGVDTLSLDHGPSTTFAVHYTILPTNRWGLENLANLESIPPSGATLFVGAPKIASGSGGPTRVMAVW from the coding sequence ATGTGCCCCCCGGAAACCCTCGCCAGCATGCGGTCCCCTGAGATCAGCCGACGCAACCTGCTCAAGTTTGGTCTGGGCGCCGCCGTCGCTGCGGCATTGCCGGTCGGTTCGGCGCACGCGGCGACTGTGCGGCGCACCACGTTTCGCAACGTAGCGGACCTGACCCACGTCCTTGGCACACAGTTTCCGCTCTTCCCTGGAGCGGCGCCGTTCCGCATTCAACAGGCGGTCTCGCACGATAAAGATGGCTATTACGGGAGCATCCTGACCTACTGGGAGCATTCAGGCACCCACATGGACGCACCGGTGCATTTCGCCCCCAATGGGTTGTTTGTCGATCAGCTGCGCATCGAGAACCTGGTCGTGCCAGCGGTGGTGATCAACATTACCGAAAAGGTGCGCCGTGATCCAGATGCGGTGGTGACGCCGGACGATATTCGGGCGTGGGAGCGGCGTTATGGGCGCATTCCCGACAACGCCGCCGTGCTCATGGCGAGCGGCTGGGGAGCGCGCGCCGGTTCGGTCGAGGCGTTTCGCAACACCGACAGCAGCGGGGTGATGCACTTCCCCGGCTTTGGCAAGGAGGCGATTGACTTCCTGTTGACCGAACGGCGCATTTCGGGCATCGGGGTGGATACCCTGAGCCTCGACCATGGTCCTTCGACGACGTTTGCCGTGCATTATACGATTCTCCCGACCAACCGGTGGGGATTGGAGAACCTGGCAAATCTGGAGTCAATCCCGCCAAGTGGCGCAACGCTCTTCGTGGGCGCGCCGAAAATCGCGTCCGGTTCCGGTGGACCGACGCGCGTCATGGCGGTCTGGTAA
- a CDS encoding ABC transporter ATP-binding protein: MDVIPVRTVDWRRLLHYLHPYRRHMLGALLALAGASAINLGFPLVIVQLLEAVLQQGDQTLLTNLTLALIVLFFVQAFLTFLQGYILNVVGERIVLDMRVQLYRHLHTLSLSFFASQRVGEIVSRISSDVTQVRSILTNNVTQFLSSIVALFGAIIIVFLLNPRLVGFVLALAISVVTVAAVFGRWLQRFSTRVQDELADATVAVEEGLQGVRVVKSYVRESYETGLYERAMQRTLKAALRLALLRSAFGGLMAFLGFSGIAAILWFSGSEVLAGRMSFATISGFLIYAITIGASLAQLSGLYGQFREAVGAVRRVFEILDTQPTIKDAPDARVLPPVHGEIVFDDVSFEYETGQGVLHNIALAIQPGEIVALVGPSGAGKSTLFNLIPRFYDPTSGRVLIDGYDLRDVTQRSLREQIGLVPQETMLFGGTIRENIVYGKLDASGEEIIAAAKAANAHDFIMAMPRGYETLVGERGIKLSGGQRQRIAIARVMLKNPRILLLDEATSSLDSESEALVQEAFERLMRGRTSVIIAHRLSTVSIAHRIVVLNHGRIVEQGTHEELLANQGLYARLYALQFREGVMVG, encoded by the coding sequence GTGGATGTCATACCGGTGCGCACGGTTGACTGGCGTCGCTTGCTGCACTATCTGCACCCGTATCGTCGCCACATGCTGGGTGCGCTGCTGGCGCTTGCGGGGGCAAGCGCGATCAATCTCGGTTTTCCACTGGTCATCGTGCAGTTGCTGGAGGCTGTTTTGCAGCAGGGCGACCAGACGTTGCTGACGAATCTGACGCTGGCGTTGATCGTCCTCTTTTTTGTGCAGGCGTTCCTGACGTTTCTCCAGGGGTATATCTTGAACGTCGTCGGTGAGCGGATCGTGCTTGATATGCGGGTTCAGTTGTACCGCCACCTGCACACGCTCTCGTTGAGTTTCTTTGCCAGCCAGCGCGTCGGCGAAATCGTGTCGCGCATCTCCAGCGATGTTACACAGGTGCGGTCGATCCTGACGAATAATGTCACCCAATTCCTTTCGAGCATCGTCGCGCTGTTCGGTGCGATCATCATCGTCTTTCTGCTCAATCCGCGCCTGGTGGGGTTTGTGCTGGCGCTGGCGATCAGCGTCGTCACCGTGGCGGCGGTCTTTGGTCGCTGGCTGCAACGCTTCAGCACCCGGGTGCAGGATGAACTGGCAGATGCGACGGTGGCGGTCGAAGAGGGGTTGCAAGGGGTGCGGGTGGTCAAAAGTTACGTCCGTGAGTCGTATGAAACCGGGCTTTATGAGCGCGCGATGCAGCGCACCCTGAAAGCGGCGCTGCGTCTGGCGCTGCTGCGATCGGCATTTGGCGGACTGATGGCGTTCCTGGGGTTCAGCGGCATCGCGGCGATCCTGTGGTTCAGCGGCAGCGAGGTGCTGGCGGGGCGCATGTCATTTGCGACGATCAGCGGTTTTCTGATCTATGCGATTACCATTGGCGCCAGCCTGGCGCAACTCTCCGGGTTGTACGGTCAGTTCCGCGAAGCAGTGGGCGCAGTGCGGCGCGTGTTCGAGATTCTCGATACGCAACCGACAATCAAAGATGCGCCGGACGCGCGCGTTCTGCCGCCGGTGCACGGCGAGATCGTGTTCGATGATGTTTCGTTTGAGTACGAAACCGGTCAGGGAGTGTTGCACAACATTGCGCTTGCTATCCAACCGGGCGAGATCGTGGCGCTGGTTGGTCCGAGCGGGGCAGGTAAAAGTACGCTGTTCAATCTCATACCGCGCTTTTACGACCCGACATCCGGGCGGGTGCTGATCGACGGGTATGATCTGCGTGATGTGACGCAGCGCAGTCTGCGGGAGCAGATCGGTCTGGTTCCGCAGGAAACGATGCTGTTCGGCGGGACGATCCGCGAGAATATCGTCTATGGGAAACTGGATGCGAGCGGAGAGGAGATCATCGCGGCGGCAAAGGCTGCGAATGCGCACGATTTCATCATGGCGATGCCGCGCGGATACGAGACGCTGGTGGGGGAACGCGGCATCAAGTTGAGCGGCGGGCAGCGTCAGCGGATCGCTATTGCTCGTGTGATGCTGAAGAACCCGCGCATTCTGCTGCTCGACGAAGCAACCAGTTCACTCGATAGCGAGTCGGAGGCGCTGGTGCAGGAAGCGTTCGAGCGCCTGATGCGCGGGCGCACGTCGGTCATTATCGCGCACCGTCTCAGCACCGTCTCGATTGCCCACCGGATCGTTGTGCTCAACCACGGGCGCATTGTCGAGCAGGGGACGCACGAGGAGTTACTGGCGAACCAGGGATTGTATGCGCGCCTCTATGCCTTGCAGTTCCGCGAGGGAGTGATGGTGGGGTGA
- the nifJ gene encoding pyruvate:ferredoxin (flavodoxin) oxidoreductase → MKRSWVTLEGNEAAASIAYRLSEVIAIYPITPSTPMGELADAWAAAGKPNLWGTTPLVIEMQSEGGAAGACHGALQRGALTTTFTASQGLLLMIPNMYKIAGELTSTVFHIAARSIATHALSIFGDHQDVMATRQTGWALLASSSVQEAHDLALVAHAATLKARVPFLHFFDGFRTSHEINKIEQLTDDDLHAMIDPALIAAHRMRALTPDQPVIRGTAQNPDVYFQARETVNPFYAATPGIVQETMDRFAQLTGRAYHLFDYTGAPDAERVIVIMGSGAETARETATFLAERGEKVGVVSVRLYRPFSVAHFVAALPTTVQRIAVLDRTKEPGSSGEPLYLDVVTAMAESGRHLPVIGGRYGLASKEFTPAMVKAVFDELAKDQPKNHFTVGIIDDVSHTSLDVDQSFSIESPRTVRCLFYGLGADGTVGANKNSIKIIGEETNNYAQGYFVYDSKKSGSMTVSHLRFGPDPIRAPYLIERANFVACHQFSFLERIDVLKAAEPGAVFLLNSMYGPDEVWYHLPREVQDDIVRKKLKFYVIDGDRVAKESGMGRRVNTVMQTAFFAISGVLPREDAIAEIKRSIKKTYGKRGEAVVQQNYRAVDAALAHLYQVDVEKFAGFRSPFTRRPPVPEQAPEFVKEVLAPMIAYEGDSLPVSKLPVDGSFPTGTAAWEKRTIALEVPVWEPDICIQCGKCAYVCPHAVIRTKVYEPALLEGAPETFLSAEARFKEFPGYKYTLAISSEDCTGCGLCVEVCPAKDKRQVGRKAINMKPLVEVREREVRNWNFFLSIPDVPRTSLHVGSIKNSQLLQPLFEFSGACAGCGETPYIKLLTQLFGDRLLIANATGCSSIYGGNLPTTPYTKNAEGRGPTWCNSLFEDNAEFGLGMRLALDQQIEHVRELLPLFAPVVGQDLVDALLNADQSTEAGIAAQRERVELLKQRLHTLDRSQFPDVVEREHELLSLADVLVKKSVWIVGGDGWAYDIGYGGLDHVLASGYKVNVLVLDTEVYSNTGGQASKSTPIGAVAKFAAKGKSSPKKDLGLIAMAYGNIYVARVAMGADDVQTLRAFMEAEAYDGPSLIIAYSHCIAHGIDMRKGLDQQKLAVQTGYWPLYRYNPSLAAEGKNPLIIDSKDPSLPLEKFIYNETRYRMLVQSDPERAEMLLHQAEASVRARWQHYKELAALSEVRAERDGH, encoded by the coding sequence ATGAAACGGAGTTGGGTCACGCTGGAGGGCAATGAGGCTGCCGCCAGCATTGCGTACCGCCTGAGTGAAGTCATTGCTATTTATCCGATCACACCTTCCACGCCCATGGGTGAACTGGCGGATGCCTGGGCTGCCGCCGGAAAGCCAAATTTGTGGGGCACGACGCCCCTGGTCATCGAGATGCAGTCGGAAGGCGGCGCGGCCGGCGCCTGTCATGGAGCATTGCAACGCGGCGCGCTGACGACGACCTTCACCGCATCGCAGGGATTGCTGTTAATGATCCCGAACATGTACAAAATCGCCGGTGAACTGACCTCAACCGTCTTTCACATTGCGGCGCGCTCGATTGCGACCCATGCGCTGTCGATCTTCGGCGATCATCAGGATGTGATGGCGACACGTCAGACGGGATGGGCGCTGCTGGCCTCCTCGTCGGTGCAGGAAGCGCACGATCTGGCGCTGGTGGCGCACGCGGCGACGCTCAAGGCGCGCGTGCCATTCCTCCACTTCTTCGACGGGTTCCGCACGTCGCACGAGATCAATAAGATCGAGCAACTGACGGATGACGACCTGCACGCAATGATTGACCCGGCGCTGATTGCGGCGCATCGTATGCGCGCCCTTACCCCTGATCAGCCGGTCATTCGCGGCACGGCGCAGAATCCCGATGTGTACTTCCAGGCGCGTGAGACGGTCAACCCCTTCTATGCAGCAACGCCGGGCATCGTTCAGGAAACGATGGATCGGTTCGCACAGTTGACGGGACGCGCCTATCACCTGTTCGACTACACAGGCGCGCCGGATGCCGAGCGCGTGATTGTGATCATGGGTTCTGGTGCGGAAACTGCGCGCGAGACGGCGACGTTTCTGGCGGAACGCGGCGAGAAGGTCGGGGTTGTCTCCGTGCGTCTCTATCGTCCGTTTTCGGTGGCGCACTTCGTGGCGGCGTTGCCGACGACGGTGCAGCGCATTGCGGTGCTTGACCGCACGAAGGAGCCGGGCAGCAGCGGCGAGCCGCTCTACCTCGATGTTGTAACGGCAATGGCGGAGAGTGGTCGTCATCTGCCGGTAATCGGCGGCAGGTATGGTCTGGCATCCAAGGAGTTCACTCCCGCCATGGTGAAGGCGGTGTTCGATGAACTGGCGAAGGATCAGCCGAAGAACCATTTCACGGTCGGCATCATCGACGATGTGAGCCACACCAGCCTGGATGTCGATCAGTCGTTCTCGATTGAGTCGCCGCGCACGGTGCGCTGTCTGTTCTACGGGTTGGGCGCTGATGGCACGGTTGGCGCCAATAAGAACTCGATCAAGATCATCGGCGAAGAAACCAACAACTACGCGCAGGGGTACTTCGTCTACGACTCGAAGAAATCCGGTTCGATGACCGTGTCGCACCTGCGCTTCGGACCCGATCCGATCCGCGCGCCGTACCTGATCGAGCGGGCGAATTTCGTCGCCTGCCATCAGTTCTCCTTCCTCGAACGCATCGATGTGCTGAAAGCGGCTGAACCCGGCGCGGTCTTCCTGCTGAACAGCATGTATGGACCGGACGAGGTCTGGTACCACCTGCCGCGCGAAGTGCAGGACGACATTGTGCGCAAGAAGTTGAAGTTCTATGTGATCGACGGTGACCGGGTGGCGAAAGAGAGCGGCATGGGGCGGCGCGTCAACACTGTGATGCAAACGGCATTCTTCGCCATTTCGGGCGTGCTGCCGCGTGAGGACGCGATTGCCGAGATCAAGCGCAGCATTAAGAAGACCTATGGCAAACGCGGTGAGGCGGTGGTGCAGCAGAACTACCGCGCCGTCGATGCCGCGCTTGCACACCTGTACCAGGTGGATGTTGAAAAATTCGCCGGGTTCCGGTCGCCGTTCACCCGCCGACCGCCGGTGCCTGAACAGGCGCCAGAGTTCGTGAAAGAAGTGCTTGCTCCAATGATCGCCTATGAGGGCGACTCGCTGCCGGTGAGCAAACTGCCGGTCGATGGCTCCTTCCCCACCGGCACGGCGGCGTGGGAAAAGCGAACAATCGCGCTGGAGGTGCCGGTCTGGGAACCCGACATCTGCATCCAGTGCGGCAAATGCGCCTACGTCTGCCCGCACGCAGTCATCCGCACGAAGGTGTACGAACCGGCGCTGCTCGAAGGTGCTCCCGAAACGTTCCTCAGCGCCGAAGCGCGCTTCAAGGAATTCCCCGGTTACAAATACACCCTGGCGATTTCGTCGGAAGACTGCACCGGATGCGGGCTGTGCGTCGAGGTGTGTCCGGCGAAGGACAAGCGACAGGTCGGGCGTAAGGCGATCAACATGAAACCGCTGGTCGAGGTGCGTGAGCGTGAGGTGCGCAACTGGAATTTCTTCCTGAGCATCCCTGATGTGCCGCGCACATCGTTGCACGTCGGGTCAATCAAGAACTCGCAGTTGCTTCAACCGTTGTTTGAGTTCTCCGGCGCGTGCGCAGGGTGCGGCGAGACGCCGTATATCAAACTGCTGACGCAACTGTTCGGTGATCGCTTGCTGATAGCCAATGCGACTGGTTGCTCGTCGATCTACGGCGGCAACCTGCCGACGACGCCGTACACGAAGAATGCCGAAGGGCGTGGTCCTACATGGTGCAACTCGCTCTTTGAGGACAATGCTGAGTTTGGTCTTGGCATGCGTCTGGCGCTCGACCAGCAGATCGAGCACGTGCGCGAACTGCTGCCGCTGTTTGCGCCGGTCGTCGGGCAGGACCTGGTCGATGCCCTGTTGAACGCCGATCAGAGCACCGAGGCAGGCATTGCCGCGCAGCGTGAGCGGGTCGAATTGCTGAAACAGCGTCTCCATACGCTGGATCGCAGCCAGTTCCCGGATGTTGTGGAGCGTGAGCACGAACTGCTCAGCCTGGCAGACGTCCTGGTGAAGAAGAGCGTCTGGATCGTTGGCGGCGATGGTTGGGCGTATGACATCGGCTACGGCGGACTCGACCATGTGCTGGCGTCGGGGTACAAGGTCAATGTCCTGGTGCTTGACACTGAAGTGTACTCCAACACGGGCGGGCAGGCGTCGAAGTCCACCCCGATCGGCGCGGTGGCGAAGTTTGCCGCAAAGGGCAAATCCTCGCCAAAGAAGGATCTCGGTCTGATCGCAATGGCATACGGAAATATCTATGTGGCGCGGGTGGCAATGGGCGCCGATGACGTGCAGACGCTGCGCGCCTTCATGGAGGCTGAGGCGTATGATGGCCCATCGCTGATCATCGCCTATTCGCACTGCATTGCTCATGGCATCGATATGCGCAAGGGTCTGGATCAGCAGAAACTGGCGGTTCAGACCGGCTACTGGCCACTGTACCGCTACAATCCGAGTCTGGCAGCTGAAGGGAAGAATCCGCTGATTATCGACTCGAAAGATCCATCGCTGCCGCTTGAGAAGTTCATCTATAACGAGACTCGTTATCGCATGCTGGTGCAGAGCGATCCAGAGCGTGCTGAGATGCTTCTCCATCAGGCGGAGGCGTCGGTTCGCGCGCGCTGGCAGCACTATAAGGAGTTGGCGGCGCTCAGTGAGGTGAGAGCGGAGCGCGACGGGCATTAG
- a CDS encoding Uma2 family endonuclease has protein sequence MTTTTPQPVPLTDADADPFRYGWRLVPRPTPDNPHHLEQVPLTLDDVLHPEVGDFIVHSDRHETDRMYLTAVLRARLEPSRRAIVLSDVRIAWDLPDLRAHGPDVMVIPGVRKRRNWSTFEVAVERARPALIIEIVSLDARENDVVIKVEQYARAGVAQYVIVDDTGRGGTRRLRLLDYRLEGTAYRLQAPDADGRVHLAIADVWLGIRRDHVVCYDAAGREIGDYVTVVRQAAKAEARAKQAAVRAKEAAARARQEARAREAEARARVEAEARARQEAEAREAEARARAEAEARLRALRERLRALGIEPDDAL, from the coding sequence ATGACGACCACCACGCCACAACCGGTTCCCCTCACTGACGCCGACGCCGACCCGTTCCGCTACGGGTGGCGTCTCGTGCCGCGTCCCACCCCCGATAATCCCCATCACCTCGAACAGGTGCCGCTTACTCTTGACGACGTGCTCCATCCTGAAGTGGGAGACTTCATTGTGCACAGCGATCGCCACGAGACCGACCGGATGTACCTCACCGCTGTGCTGCGCGCGCGCCTGGAGCCGTCCCGTCGGGCGATTGTGCTCAGCGACGTGCGCATTGCGTGGGACCTCCCCGACCTGCGCGCACACGGACCGGACGTGATGGTCATCCCCGGCGTGCGCAAACGGCGCAACTGGAGCACGTTTGAGGTGGCGGTCGAACGGGCGCGCCCGGCGCTGATCATTGAGATCGTCTCGCTGGATGCGCGTGAGAACGATGTGGTGATCAAGGTGGAGCAGTACGCGCGGGCGGGAGTGGCGCAGTACGTGATTGTGGACGATACGGGGCGAGGCGGGACGCGACGGTTGCGTCTGCTCGACTATCGCCTGGAAGGTACGGCGTACCGGTTGCAGGCGCCGGACGCCGACGGGCGGGTGCATCTGGCGATTGCCGACGTATGGCTCGGAATACGGCGCGACCACGTGGTCTGCTATGACGCGGCGGGGCGGGAGATCGGGGACTATGTGACGGTGGTGCGGCAGGCGGCGAAGGCGGAAGCGCGGGCGAAGCAGGCGGCGGTGCGGGCGAAAGAAGCGGCAGCACGGGCGCGGCAGGAAGCAAGAGCGCGGGAAGCCGAAGCGCGCGCACGGGTGGAGGCGGAGGCGCGCGCGCGGCAGGAAGCCGAAGCGCGGGAAGCCGAAGCACGGGCGCGGGCGGAAGCCGAAGCGCGTCTGCGCGCGCTACGCGAGCGTCTGCGAGCGCTGGGAATTGAACCAGACGATGCATTGTGA